The region CCGGTGGGATGTTGTTCACTAGGGGCTGCCATTGCTCTGCCACGGACTCGAAAAGGAATTGTCCACTCCAGTCGCTATTGAATTGATAAATGGCGACGCGATCTGCGTTAAGGATACTGCGGACTTCATCGGTAGCGGTCTGACAAATGTCCTGAAAATCAAAGGAGCGACGAATCTTGCTCACAATCTTGATTAGGGATTTTTGGCGATTAATGGCGCGTTCTTGTTCTAGGGATTGTTGGATGGCGATGCCTAGTTGTTCGCCAATTTGTGCTAATAACTCGACTTCATCATTTTTCCAAGGGCGAGGGCCTGTATTTTGGTAGGCGGCTAGTAAACCCCATAGTCTATTGTTTTCAAAGATCGGGGCGATCGCGTAGGCTTTTGCTTGAAATTCTTCTAGGAGTTTAATATGGCAATCTTGGTGACCAACGGTATAGATATCATCGACGCTAAAAGTCTCGTTGCGGCGGTATCTTCCCCCTTGGTTTTCCATTAAAAAGGTATCTTCGACCGGTGGGATGTTGTTCACTAGGGGCTGCCATTGCTCTGCCACGGACTCGAAAAGGAATTGTCCACTCCAGTCGCTATTGAATTGATAAATGGCGACGCGATCTGCGTTCAGGATACTGCGGACTTCATCGGTGGCGGTCTGACAAATGTCCTGAAAATCAAAGGAGCGACGAATCTTGCTCACAATCTTGATTAGGGATTTTTGGCGATTAATGGCGCGTTCTTGTTCTAGGGATTGTCGGAGGGCGATGCTGAGTTGTTCGCCGATTTGGGTGAGGAGTTCTATTTCGTCGGTTTGCCATTGTCGGGGGCCTGAGTTTTGATAGACGGCGAGCATGCCCCAAAGGTGATCTTTTTCAAAGATTGGGGCGACGACATAGGCTTTTGCTTGTAGTTGCTCTAGTAGTTTGATGTAGCATTCTGTGTATCGGGCTTGGTAGATATCATTGATGGCGAGAACTGTGTTGTTTTTGTAGCATCCGCCCTTGGTTGCCATGAAGTGGGTGTCTCGGATATTGATTAATGTTTCTGTTAGGCTTTGCCAGCCTTCTTTGTGGGATTCGAATAAGAATTTACCGCTCCAATCTTCGTTGAATTGGTAGATGGTGACGCGGTCTGCGTCGATGATATCTAGTGTTTCTTTGGTGGCGGTCTGGCAAATGACTGTCCAGTCAAGGGATTGGCGAATGCGATTGGTGATTTTAACGAGGGCTTTTTGGCGTTTGAGTGCTCGGCTTTGGGCTTTGGTTTTGGCTAGGAGGGTTGCTTGGTTGGTGATTTGTTCGAGCTGTTCTGCTTGTTGGAGGGCGATCGCGAAGTAGTCGGCAATTTTTCGGACAAATTCAATTTCTGGCAATTGCCAGCGGCGGGGCTGGTGACATTGGTGAACACAGAGTAAACCCCAGAGTTCTCCGTCTTTGAGAACTGGCACGATGAGGTTTGCTCGCACTTGGAATCGCTTGAGGATCGACATGTAGCAATCGCTCAGGTTTGCTTCGTCAATGTCGGCGATCGCCTGTATGCGTCCTTGGGCATAGTCGGCGGTAAATTGTGATCCGAAACAGCGGTCATAAACTCTCTCGGCGAGGGCAGAAGAGATTCCTTCAGTAATATCTTCGGCAACAAATTCTCCTTCTTCACAGCCACTTTCTGGAAGGAAACGAAATACACAGACACGATCTGCATTCAGTAGCTGACGAATCTCTGTGGCAGTGGTGTTTAGGATTGTATGGAGATCGTTGGACGAGCGAATTTTGTCAATGATGCCGGCGATCGTTTTTTGCTGCTGAATCTGCTCAAAAAGTTTGTCTGTACAAGAAGCCAATTGGTAGGCAGCTTGTTCGAGAGCATTAAAATTTGATTGGGGATCAGGGACGGCTGCCATAGGTACTCAAGGGAAATGTGGCTGAAATTAGTCGGATGAATTTTAAGTCAGCGGGAGTATTGCGGTGGGAATATGAACGAAAAGGCTTTTTTTATTCTAAATACAAGGTAACGAAAACTGTTCCGCCATGTTTACTAAAATAATAATTTAATAAGTTAGATGAGCTTTTCAGGGTATTTGGTGTTGGTAATTGTGAAGCTATGGTTCATAAATGTTTCACATGGGATATGGGTAAAGGAAGGGGATTTGGATAATGCTTGAGAAGTGATGAAGCTGGCTTTAGATGTCATACTAAGGTCTCATGACTAAAGCTTCTTTCTCTGTTTTCTCATAAGTGAGGGGCGATCGCCCTAGATAACGTCAGTTATGGATAAGAATTTAGCTGATATTTCTTTAAAGAAAAGAAGACAAGGAGAGGTAGAGACACGGAGAACCAACGAAAATTTGCGTTTTTTGACCCCTAGGATTGTTTGGATAAAACATCTCCCTATCTCTCGCTCTCTTATTCGCCGCGTCGTATTGCCGAGTACCCTTAAGCAAAACTCAGGTTAGATATGATGACTCGCTGATTATCTTTTCGTAAGGATTTTAGTTTACCCATTGGCCGCTCTAATTTTTTTAAATTGATATAACCATCTTTGGTATGACAATCTTTGAATTTTTTTTATCTTTTTTTTGATTTTTCATATCAAAGGGTTTAGGAGACTTTTTTTAGCTTTACAGATGAGTTTATTTAGCCTTGATTCTGTGCTTGGTCAAATAGATATTGATTGTAAGGTCCCCAAACTTCGGCAGCAGTGTGGTAACCGTACTCAAACCTTTTCTTGCTCTTGACTGCCCAGAATTGCTGGAGTGCATACATCGCAGCCTCTATGATGGCGTTGTTTATACCATGAGCACGTAACATCCCAATCACATTGGCTGTGGTTGCCGATGGCCCTGCATTTTTCTTTGTATGCTTTGGTAGCTTCTTACTCCAAGCACTTTTTTTGTTGTATCGCGGCATTCCCAATATATTTTTACTCTTTCTCCCCGCAGCCAAAGGCCCATGACGAGGTAAAGCGGATGCAGTCGCATCATCGTCAAATATTGATGATAGATTCTCTAAGTCATCTGCATATTTATAATGCAAGGCAAGATCAGCAAGTAAGCCACCGGTTCTTGCAATGCCCCAGTCCCTTGACCATGTTCGTAGGCCGTCGCCTAAAGTCATGTTGCTGCCACTGCCCCAATGCTTCGCATCTCGACCAACTCCTGCGAGTAGATTGTCTAATTTTCCTTGCCATTGTGCTTGGTCGTTGAGGTCGTCCATGTCATCAATCATCTGTTGGATGTCTGCTATTTTCTGGTTTATCGTTCTGATGATCGTTTCTAGATGGCCTAGTTCTACGTTGTCGTCACGGTTTTGTGTCACCGTTGTTTCGACGGGATCTTTTTTGGTTTGAATGCGGGATGATGGGCTTTGTTGCTGGACGACATGGGTTAGCTCATGGGCGAGTAATGTTTGGCCTGTGTGGCTATGGGGTTGGTATTGGCCTTTGCGAAAGAAAATATCTTGTCCTGTGGTGAAGGCTTTGGCTCTGATGGAATGGTTTAGATGATCTGCGTTGCTGCTGTTATGGATTCTGACGTTACTAAAGTCATGGCCGAAAGCTTGTTCCATTTTTGGTTTGAGAAAGTTCGGGAGTTTTTGTCCTGTGCCTCTGGCTTGATTGATGGCTGTTTCGAGGCTTGCGGTGTGATGGGAGGATGGGCGATCGCCTTTGCTTTGGAGATTTGGAAAGTTGAGAGGGGTAATGTTCGGTAAT is a window of [Limnothrix rosea] IAM M-220 DNA encoding:
- a CDS encoding GAF domain-containing protein gives rise to the protein MAAVPDPQSNFNALEQAAYQLASCTDKLFEQIQQQKTIAGIIDKIRSSNDLHTILNTTATEIRQLLNADRVCVFRFLPESGCEEGEFVAEDITEGISSALAERVYDRCFGSQFTADYAQGRIQAIADIDEANLSDCYMSILKRFQVRANLIVPVLKDGELWGLLCVHQCHQPRRWQLPEIEFVRKIADYFAIALQQAEQLEQITNQATLLAKTKAQSRALKRQKALVKITNRIRQSLDWTVICQTATKETLDIIDADRVTIYQFNEDWSGKFLFESHKEGWQSLTETLINIRDTHFMATKGGCYKNNTVLAINDIYQARYTECYIKLLEQLQAKAYVVAPIFEKDHLWGMLAVYQNSGPRQWQTDEIELLTQIGEQLSIALRQSLEQERAINRQKSLIKIVSKIRRSFDFQDICQTATDEVRSILNADRVAIYQFNSDWSGQFLFESVAEQWQPLVNNIPPVEDTFLMENQGGRYRRNETFSVDDIYTVGHQDCHIKLLEEFQAKAYAIAPIFENNRLWGLLAAYQNTGPRPWKNDEVELLAQIGEQLGIAIQQSLEQERAINRQKSLIKIVSKIRRSFDFQDICQTATDEVRSILNADRVAIYQFNSDWSGQFLFESVAEQWQPLVNNIPPVEDTFLMENQGGRYRRNETFSVDDIYTVGHQDCHIKLLEEFQAKAYAIAPIFDDDKLWGLLAAYQNNAPRSWQADEIDLLAQVGEQLGIALQQADYVQYIQNQAEQLKNTLDNLKESQAQLIQTEKMASLGQLVAGVAHEINNPVNFIYGNLSHLNGHVHDLFNFLKVYEAVYPEPEATVAQAIDEYDIDFIKQDFPKIVDSISLGTERIREIVTSLRNFSRIDEAAFKAVDIHEGLDSTLLILQHRLKDTGSSPAIELIQDYGSLPLVTCFPSQLNQVFMNLLANAIDAIEESNKGLSYQEIKEKQPCITIRTQQLDDHAVAIMFQDNGTGMSEGTCQRIFDPFFTTKAVGKGTGMGLSISYQIVTEKHRGSLKCISGKGQGTTFTIRLPITQEDTLHE
- a CDS encoding DUF4157 domain-containing protein, producing MTSRQRQTTTPAQKPSMAIASPSPQQTPNFSLDSQSSVKPRNPNFFGLSHEPSFPIQTKLTIAKPNDKYEKEADHVAAQIIKQIQTPQITSLEKEQPQQKKATNQQLPNITPLNFPNLQSKGDRPSSHHTASLETAINQARGTGQKLPNFLKPKMEQAFGHDFSNVRIHNSSNADHLNHSIRAKAFTTGQDIFFRKGQYQPHSHTGQTLLAHELTHVVQQQSPSSRIQTKKDPVETTVTQNRDDNVELGHLETIIRTINQKIADIQQMIDDMDDLNDQAQWQGKLDNLLAGVGRDAKHWGSGSNMTLGDGLRTWSRDWGIARTGGLLADLALHYKYADDLENLSSIFDDDATASALPRHGPLAAGRKSKNILGMPRYNKKSAWSKKLPKHTKKNAGPSATTANVIGMLRAHGINNAIIEAAMYALQQFWAVKSKKRFEYGYHTAAEVWGPYNQYLFDQAQNQG